One window of the Thermodesulfomicrobium sp. WS genome contains the following:
- a CDS encoding HypC/HybG/HupF family hydrogenase formation chaperone: MCLAIPARIERIDNGVATCRVGEGETFVQASLMLLPEPAEVGDYLIIHAGFAIRKLDLQEAQESLTILRELAEAYEREQARYAQPAA; this comes from the coding sequence ATGTGTTTGGCCATTCCTGCCCGCATTGAACGTATCGACAATGGCGTCGCCACCTGCCGCGTGGGAGAGGGCGAGACCTTTGTGCAGGCCTCGCTCATGCTCTTGCCGGAACCGGCGGAGGTGGGCGACTATCTCATCATCCATGCGGGGTTTGCCATCCGCAAATTGGATCTCCAAGAAGCGCAGGAGTCCTTGACCATCCTGCGCGAGCTCGCCGAGGCCTACGAACGCGAACAGGCCCGCTACGCCCAGCCCGCCGCATAA
- the ftsH gene encoding ATP-dependent zinc metalloprotease FtsH, with protein sequence MENRHWHVGYWIIAIMLLLLFQEMLQTYRSVETVPYSAFEQALAQGKVAEVTIGEQVITGKLKAPEDRTIAIAAARVEPDLAERLDRYGVPYTRVVENTFLRDLISWVAPALVFFAVWYFLFRRFAEKQGMGSFMSIGKSRAKVLVEKDTGVTFSDVAGVDEAKAELQETVAFLKDPKSYGRLGARMPKGVLLVGPPGTGKTLLAKAVAGEAGVPFFFISGSDFVEMFVGVGAARVRDLFEQARNQAPCIIFIDELDALGRARGAFPGMGGHDEKEQTLNQLLVEMDGFDSSAGIVILAATNRPEILDPALLRPGRFDRQVVVDRPDKIGRRQILEVHARRITLAPDVDLDKVAAMTTGFAGADLANLVNEAALFATRRGADAVTMEDFTAAFERIVAGAEKRSRVLSAEERRVVAYHEIGHALVARAVPGADPVHKISIIPRGIGALGYTLQRPSEDRYLTTKEDLMRRIMVLLGGRAAEILVFGHLSTGAADDLARATQIARDMVTRYGMDEDLGFVTFAGQRSRFLEAHLSPDELGAVSEEVRRKIDTAVREIVMNAFACARRILKTNQEALEAAASALLTQETLEEADVERLLSALSTPECAKA encoded by the coding sequence ATGGAAAATCGACACTGGCACGTGGGGTATTGGATCATCGCCATCATGCTCCTGCTCCTTTTTCAGGAGATGCTCCAGACCTACCGCAGCGTGGAGACCGTCCCCTACTCGGCCTTCGAACAGGCCCTGGCGCAAGGCAAAGTCGCCGAGGTCACCATTGGCGAGCAGGTGATCACCGGCAAGCTCAAGGCCCCGGAAGACCGCACCATCGCCATCGCCGCAGCGCGCGTGGAGCCGGATCTGGCCGAACGCCTCGATCGCTACGGCGTCCCATATACCCGCGTGGTGGAAAACACCTTCCTGCGCGATCTCATCTCCTGGGTGGCGCCGGCCCTGGTCTTCTTTGCGGTGTGGTATTTCCTCTTCCGCCGCTTTGCCGAAAAGCAGGGCATGGGCAGTTTCATGTCCATCGGCAAAAGCCGAGCCAAAGTGTTGGTGGAAAAAGATACCGGAGTCACCTTTTCCGACGTGGCTGGCGTGGACGAAGCCAAGGCAGAGCTGCAGGAGACCGTCGCCTTCCTCAAGGACCCCAAGTCTTACGGACGCCTCGGGGCGCGCATGCCCAAAGGTGTGTTGCTCGTGGGGCCTCCGGGAACGGGCAAGACCTTGCTTGCCAAGGCCGTGGCCGGCGAGGCCGGGGTGCCGTTCTTTTTCATTTCCGGCTCGGACTTCGTGGAGATGTTCGTGGGCGTCGGCGCGGCCCGGGTGCGCGACCTCTTTGAGCAGGCGCGAAACCAAGCGCCCTGCATCATCTTCATCGACGAGTTGGACGCCCTAGGACGGGCACGCGGGGCCTTCCCGGGGATGGGCGGCCATGATGAAAAAGAGCAGACCTTGAACCAACTGCTCGTGGAGATGGACGGCTTTGATTCCTCCGCGGGCATCGTCATCCTTGCCGCCACCAACCGCCCCGAGATCCTCGACCCGGCGCTGCTGCGGCCTGGCCGCTTCGACCGTCAGGTGGTGGTGGACCGACCGGACAAGATCGGCCGGCGCCAGATCCTCGAGGTGCACGCCCGGCGCATCACCCTGGCCCCGGACGTGGATCTGGACAAAGTGGCGGCCATGACCACGGGGTTTGCCGGCGCGGATCTGGCCAATCTGGTGAACGAAGCCGCCCTCTTTGCCACCCGCCGTGGCGCCGACGCCGTGACCATGGAGGACTTTACGGCCGCCTTCGAACGCATCGTGGCTGGCGCGGAAAAGCGCAGCCGGGTGCTGTCTGCGGAAGAGCGGCGCGTGGTGGCCTACCACGAAATCGGCCACGCCCTGGTGGCCCGCGCCGTGCCTGGGGCAGACCCGGTGCACAAAATCTCGATCATCCCCCGCGGTATCGGCGCCTTGGGCTACACCTTGCAGCGGCCCTCGGAAGACCGGTACCTGACGACCAAAGAAGACCTCATGCGCCGCATCATGGTGCTTCTGGGCGGGCGCGCCGCTGAAATCCTCGTCTTTGGGCACCTATCCACCGGGGCCGCCGACGACCTGGCCCGGGCCACGCAAATCGCCCGGGACATGGTCACCCGCTACGGCATGGATGAAGACCTGGGGTTCGTGACCTTTGCCGGCCAGCGCTCCCGGTTTCTCGAAGCGCATCTCTCCCCCGATGAACTGGGCGCGGTTTCGGAAGAAGTGCGGCGCAAAATCGATACCGCCGTGCGGGAGATCGTCATGAACGCCTTTGCCTGCGCCCGACGCATCCTCAAAACCAATCAGGAGGCCCTGGAAGCCGCAGCCAGCGCGCTCCTTACGCAGGAAACCTTGGAAGAAGCCGATGTGGAGCGCCTCCTCTCGGCGCTCTCCACCCCCGAGTGCGCGAAGGCCTAA
- a CDS encoding M23 family metallopeptidase: MPPRRSSGILVFLAALILAAGVGAFYALKAEWHKPVLRLSPQQATVSTATVFRLEAQDADSGVRQVVVSVDIPSKAPVEILKKTYDVPQAAVTEEFSLGALPVKSGQATLKVAVTDASWHRLGMGNTARLELPLTLDSTPPIVSVTSRQHNVVHGGSGLVVYTANEPLARTGVEVGEYFFPGYLERPGRYLCFFALPFAVDPSAVRPVVVGADEAGNEVRIAMNITVIPKKFRKDSISVSESFLQSKMPQFAGLYPPGTSLVDIFIKVNSELRRQNIAQLKEIGSNTVPQMLWKDPFVRLPKSATMAQFGDTRTYLYDGKAIDTQTHMGIDLASIINAPVPAGNTGRVVFAGFLGIYGNMVVLDHGFGVHSLYSHLSEIHVQVGDVVQRGQIIGKTGATGMAGGDHLHFGMLVGGVEVQPIEWWDGHWIHDNITEKLQ, translated from the coding sequence ATGCCCCCGCGTCGTTCTTCTGGTATACTGGTGTTCTTGGCAGCGCTCATCCTGGCGGCAGGCGTGGGTGCGTTCTATGCCCTCAAGGCAGAATGGCATAAGCCGGTGCTGCGGTTGAGTCCGCAGCAGGCCACGGTGAGTACTGCCACGGTGTTCCGTCTGGAAGCGCAGGACGCGGATTCCGGTGTCCGCCAGGTGGTGGTGAGCGTGGATATCCCCAGCAAGGCGCCGGTGGAAATCCTGAAAAAGACCTACGATGTCCCTCAGGCTGCCGTCACCGAAGAGTTTTCCTTGGGCGCGCTTCCGGTCAAAAGCGGTCAGGCGACCCTCAAGGTGGCGGTGACCGACGCCTCGTGGCATCGGCTGGGCATGGGCAATACCGCCCGTCTGGAACTGCCGCTGACGCTGGATTCCACCCCGCCCATCGTGTCCGTCACCTCGCGCCAGCACAATGTCGTCCATGGGGGCTCCGGGCTGGTGGTGTATACCGCAAACGAGCCTTTGGCGCGCACCGGCGTCGAGGTGGGAGAGTACTTCTTCCCAGGATACCTGGAACGTCCGGGCCGGTATCTCTGCTTTTTTGCCCTGCCCTTTGCCGTGGACCCATCTGCCGTGCGCCCTGTGGTGGTGGGAGCGGACGAGGCAGGCAACGAGGTCCGGATCGCGATGAACATTACCGTCATTCCTAAAAAGTTCCGCAAAGACAGCATCAGTGTGTCGGAGTCTTTTCTTCAGAGTAAAATGCCGCAGTTTGCCGGGCTCTATCCTCCAGGAACATCGCTTGTGGATATTTTCATCAAGGTCAATAGTGAGTTGCGCCGTCAAAACATCGCCCAGCTCAAGGAGATCGGATCCAACACCGTGCCGCAGATGCTGTGGAAAGATCCCTTTGTGCGCCTTCCCAAAAGCGCCACCATGGCGCAATTTGGGGATACCCGGACGTATTTGTACGATGGTAAGGCCATCGATACCCAAACGCATATGGGCATCGATCTCGCGTCCATTATCAATGCACCGGTGCCGGCGGGAAATACAGGCCGGGTGGTCTTTGCCGGTTTTTTGGGGATCTACGGCAACATGGTGGTGCTGGATCATGGCTTTGGCGTGCATTCCCTCTATTCGCACTTAAGCGAGATCCACGTGCAGGTAGGGGACGTGGTGCAGCGCGGCCAGATCATCGGCAAGACCGGCGCCACGGGCATGGCTGGAGGCGACCACCTCCATTTCGGCATGCTCGTCGGCGGGGTGGAGGTCCAGCCCATCGAGTGGTGGGATGGCCATTGGATTCACGACAATATTACGGAAAAACTGCAATAG
- a CDS encoding FAD-dependent oxidoreductase produces the protein MPDVTSQLRELFARLPQEIPVHVFVDRSRSPESARLADEFIAAVTAITPKITFHLHDGLDAAARRWNVDRTPTILFAPERYSIRYLGLPLGEESRTFIEAALLVGARADGLSQQSRTILQRIPGPKKVRVFVSITCPYCPGQALHAIRAAIAAPQRISAEIIDIQWNQDLAERYGAFSVPQTYADDAHIGMGAQAEELFFASLEAGEPQTIFIPENDAEEIRADLVIVGGGPAGLTAGIYAARSGLRAAIVERGPLGGQVAATPVVENYPGVSRIPGKNLVEIMVAHALEYVPLFPHEEVMAIEPGEEFTVRTSRRRFLCRAVLLATGARYRRLDVPGENRLAGRGVSYCSTCDGPLYQGKRAVVVGGGNTALTEALHLHHIGVDVTVIHRRETFRAQEHLTRALERENIPVRWNRVVSEILGDHTVTAVRLQDVHTGSTEDLATDAVFIAVGYDPETTLAQRLGLRLDANGFIAHDGSQRTSLPGVYVAGDVAGGFRQIVTATGAGAAAALTIAHDLMARH, from the coding sequence ATGCCCGACGTGACCAGCCAACTGCGCGAACTTTTTGCGCGTCTTCCTCAGGAAATCCCTGTACATGTGTTCGTGGACCGCTCCCGGTCCCCGGAATCCGCACGCCTGGCCGATGAGTTCATCGCCGCGGTCACGGCCATCACCCCCAAGATTACCTTCCACCTCCACGACGGCCTCGATGCGGCCGCCCGCCGCTGGAACGTGGACCGAACGCCCACGATCCTCTTCGCGCCGGAACGCTATTCCATCAGATACCTTGGCCTTCCCTTGGGCGAAGAGAGCCGCACCTTCATCGAAGCCGCGCTGCTCGTGGGGGCTAGGGCCGACGGACTCTCCCAGCAATCCCGCACCATCTTGCAGCGCATCCCGGGCCCCAAAAAAGTGCGGGTATTTGTCAGCATCACCTGCCCGTATTGCCCAGGGCAGGCCCTGCACGCCATCCGTGCCGCCATTGCCGCCCCCCAGCGGATCAGCGCGGAAATCATCGATATCCAATGGAACCAGGACCTCGCCGAACGCTACGGGGCGTTCAGCGTGCCCCAGACCTATGCCGATGACGCGCACATCGGCATGGGGGCACAAGCAGAAGAGCTGTTCTTCGCTTCCCTGGAGGCCGGAGAGCCCCAAACCATCTTTATCCCGGAAAACGATGCCGAAGAGATCCGCGCGGACCTCGTCATCGTGGGGGGCGGTCCTGCGGGGCTCACGGCAGGCATCTATGCCGCCCGCAGCGGTCTTCGTGCCGCCATTGTGGAGCGCGGTCCCCTGGGCGGTCAGGTGGCGGCCACGCCGGTGGTGGAAAACTACCCCGGGGTCTCGCGAATCCCCGGCAAAAACCTGGTGGAGATCATGGTGGCCCACGCCCTGGAGTACGTCCCGCTCTTTCCCCATGAAGAAGTCATGGCCATTGAACCGGGCGAAGAGTTCACGGTGCGCACCTCGCGGCGGCGGTTCCTTTGCCGCGCGGTGCTCCTTGCCACCGGCGCCCGCTATCGCCGTCTGGACGTGCCCGGAGAAAACCGCCTGGCCGGCCGGGGAGTGAGCTATTGCAGCACCTGCGACGGCCCGCTGTACCAGGGCAAACGCGCCGTGGTCGTCGGCGGCGGCAACACGGCGCTCACCGAGGCGCTGCATCTGCATCATATCGGTGTGGACGTCACTGTGATCCACCGCCGCGAGACCTTCCGGGCGCAGGAACATCTCACCCGCGCCCTGGAGCGCGAAAACATCCCGGTCCGCTGGAATCGTGTGGTGAGCGAGATCCTTGGAGACCATACCGTCACTGCAGTGCGGCTCCAGGACGTCCACACAGGCAGCACCGAAGACCTCGCCACCGACGCCGTCTTCATCGCCGTGGGCTACGACCCGGAAACCACCTTGGCCCAAAGACTGGGGTTGCGCCTGGACGCCAACGGTTTCATCGCCCATGATGGTTCCCAGCGCACCAGTCTGCCCGGGGTGTATGTGGCCGGCGACGTGGCCGGCGGCTTTCGGCAGATCGTCACCGCCACCGGCGCCGGCGCCGCCGCAGCCCTTACCATCGCCCACGACCTCATGGCGCGCCACTAA
- a CDS encoding molybdopterin biosynthesis protein, translating into MKRNVYLHMLSVEDALRRVQAALDRDAIIGTETVPSPEALGRVLAEPVFARFSSPTFHGAAMDGYAVRAADTFTARPGAPVRLVKGESAFAVNTGNPLPPGTDAVLMIEHVVQDTGDALETETAVFPMQHVRRIGEDIVATELLLPRGRHLCAADVAAMLTAGIWEVTVWQRPRLCFIPTGDEVLDFRARPAPAAGQVIESNSQLVAGLLRPLGIEVTVTPPVPDTPDALAEAVGRALQEFHAVAIGAGSSAGAKDYSRMVMERLGEVLVHGMNIMPGKPTLLGVAGGRLLIGVPGYPVSAAVCVEEAVVPLLCWLGHMPQPERPEVEVELARATPSKLGTNEYLRLAIGRVGERLVGMPLGRGAGLISTMVRAQGVTIIPAESEGIEAGAVVRARLLGPRAELDRTVIIVGSHDNLLDLLADELMGQEEPLRVASSHVGSMGGITALRDGRTLLAGMHLFDPESGDFNFPFLAKYLPQVAVTCVNLAIRQQGLMVAKGNPLKIAGVADLARPDVRFVNRQRGAGTRILLDHALRQAGIAPAQVRGYEHEEFTHMAVAANVRTGAADCGLGILAAARALDLDFIPLARERYDLVFREDAADARIERILAVLQRPDFHKRIQALGGYETTLTGQVMRPGMGLGAS; encoded by the coding sequence ATGAAACGCAATGTCTATCTCCACATGCTCTCCGTGGAAGACGCCCTGCGCCGCGTGCAGGCCGCCCTGGACCGCGACGCCATCATCGGCACCGAGACCGTTCCCAGCCCCGAAGCCCTGGGGCGGGTGCTCGCAGAGCCGGTGTTTGCCCGCTTTTCCAGCCCCACCTTCCACGGCGCGGCCATGGACGGCTACGCCGTGCGCGCCGCCGACACCTTTACCGCCCGGCCGGGGGCACCCGTGCGCCTTGTCAAGGGAGAAAGCGCCTTTGCCGTCAATACCGGCAACCCGCTGCCCCCCGGCACCGATGCCGTGCTCATGATCGAACACGTGGTGCAGGACACCGGCGACGCCCTGGAGACCGAAACCGCGGTCTTTCCCATGCAGCACGTGCGCCGCATCGGTGAAGACATCGTGGCCACGGAACTGCTGCTTCCCCGCGGCCGTCACCTGTGCGCCGCCGACGTGGCCGCCATGCTCACGGCCGGCATCTGGGAAGTGACGGTATGGCAGCGCCCGCGGCTCTGCTTCATCCCCACCGGCGATGAGGTCCTCGACTTCCGCGCCCGGCCAGCCCCCGCCGCAGGCCAGGTCATCGAGAGCAACTCCCAGCTTGTGGCCGGCCTCTTGCGGCCGCTGGGCATCGAAGTCACAGTGACCCCGCCGGTACCCGACACCCCCGATGCCTTGGCCGAGGCGGTGGGGCGCGCCTTGCAGGAATTTCACGCCGTGGCCATCGGCGCCGGCTCCTCCGCCGGGGCCAAGGACTACTCGCGCATGGTCATGGAGCGCCTTGGCGAAGTGCTGGTGCACGGCATGAACATCATGCCCGGCAAGCCCACCTTGCTGGGGGTCGCCGGGGGCAGGCTCCTCATTGGCGTCCCCGGCTACCCGGTATCCGCTGCGGTGTGTGTGGAGGAAGCAGTGGTGCCGCTTTTGTGCTGGCTCGGGCACATGCCCCAGCCGGAACGGCCGGAGGTGGAGGTGGAGCTGGCGCGGGCCACGCCCTCCAAGCTCGGCACCAATGAGTACCTCCGCCTGGCCATCGGCCGGGTGGGCGAACGCCTGGTGGGCATGCCCCTGGGCCGCGGGGCGGGCCTCATCTCCACCATGGTGCGCGCCCAGGGCGTGACCATCATCCCGGCGGAAAGCGAAGGGATCGAGGCCGGCGCCGTGGTGCGGGCAAGACTCTTGGGCCCACGGGCGGAGCTCGATCGCACCGTCATCATCGTCGGCAGCCACGACAACCTGCTGGACCTCCTGGCGGACGAACTCATGGGGCAGGAGGAACCCCTGCGTGTGGCCTCAAGCCACGTGGGCTCCATGGGCGGCATCACCGCCCTGCGCGACGGCCGGACGCTTCTGGCAGGCATGCACCTCTTTGATCCGGAAAGCGGGGACTTCAACTTCCCATTTCTGGCCAAGTACCTCCCCCAGGTGGCGGTAACCTGCGTCAACCTGGCCATCCGCCAGCAAGGGCTGATGGTCGCCAAAGGCAACCCCCTCAAGATCGCCGGCGTGGCGGATCTGGCCCGGCCGGACGTGCGCTTCGTCAACCGCCAACGGGGCGCAGGCACCCGCATCCTCCTCGACCACGCCCTGCGGCAGGCGGGCATAGCGCCTGCCCAAGTGCGCGGCTACGAGCACGAGGAATTCACCCACATGGCCGTGGCCGCCAACGTGCGCACCGGAGCGGCGGACTGCGGCCTGGGGATCCTCGCCGCGGCCCGGGCCCTGGACCTGGACTTCATCCCCCTGGCCCGGGAACGCTACGACCTCGTCTTCCGCGAGGACGCCGCAGACGCGCGCATCGAGCGCATCCTCGCCGTGCTCCAACGCCCAGACTTCCACAAGCGCATCCAGGCCCTGGGCGGCTACGAGACCACCCTCACCGGCCAGGTCATGCGCCCAGGCATGGGGCTTGGGGCGTCGTGA
- the glp gene encoding gephyrin-like molybdotransferase Glp, giving the protein MERTFFRVVSVEAMRQMLMAFAPLTDTEDVPLEEALGRVCGHDITAPEDLPARSRSAMDGYAVRAQDTFGASESLPAYLELAGAVPIDAQDIPALAPETCMALPTGASLPADADAVVMVEHTQCLGTDTVEIRRSVAPGDNVLLAGEDVRRGAQAISRGTRLRAQDLGLLAALGVHTVPVVRRPRVAVLSTGDELVPVTAAPRPGQIRDVNGPVIRSLARQHGGVPLDLGLVPDDETALRDALCQGFDAGADLICISGGSSVGVRDLTVGVLEALGAQILAHGVAMAPGKPTIVARWQERPVLGLPGQMASAFVVLWVLGIPLLRHLSGETQAFAPPPWTLARLTHNIASKPGREEYVRVRLVRRQDGLWAQPVNAKSGLLRSLLDAHGLVRVDDNLEGIQAGATVPVILWDARPFGEEES; this is encoded by the coding sequence ATGGAGCGTACTTTTTTCCGTGTGGTTTCCGTGGAGGCAATGCGCCAGATGCTCATGGCGTTTGCGCCGCTCACGGATACCGAAGACGTCCCTTTGGAAGAGGCCCTCGGCCGCGTCTGCGGCCACGACATCACGGCCCCCGAAGACTTGCCGGCGCGCAGTCGTTCGGCCATGGACGGCTACGCCGTCCGCGCCCAGGACACGTTTGGCGCCAGCGAGTCACTGCCCGCCTACCTGGAGCTTGCCGGGGCCGTGCCCATCGACGCCCAGGACATCCCGGCCCTTGCCCCAGAGACCTGCATGGCGCTTCCTACCGGCGCGAGCCTTCCCGCCGACGCCGACGCCGTGGTCATGGTGGAGCACACCCAGTGCCTGGGCACGGATACCGTGGAGATCCGCCGCTCGGTGGCCCCCGGCGACAACGTGCTCCTCGCCGGCGAAGACGTGCGCAGGGGCGCGCAGGCCATTTCCCGCGGCACCCGCCTGCGGGCCCAGGATCTGGGACTCCTCGCCGCCCTGGGTGTGCACACGGTGCCGGTGGTGCGGCGTCCACGCGTGGCGGTGCTCTCCACCGGTGACGAATTGGTGCCCGTAACCGCCGCCCCCCGGCCCGGGCAGATCCGGGACGTCAACGGTCCGGTCATCCGAAGCCTCGCCCGCCAGCACGGCGGCGTGCCTCTGGACCTCGGATTAGTGCCCGACGACGAGACTGCGCTGCGAGACGCCTTGTGCCAGGGGTTCGACGCCGGGGCAGATCTCATCTGTATCTCCGGCGGCAGCTCCGTGGGGGTACGCGACCTGACCGTCGGCGTGCTCGAGGCCCTGGGCGCGCAGATCCTCGCCCACGGGGTGGCCATGGCCCCCGGCAAACCCACCATCGTCGCCCGCTGGCAGGAGCGGCCGGTACTGGGGCTGCCGGGGCAGATGGCCTCGGCCTTCGTGGTACTCTGGGTCTTGGGGATCCCGCTGCTGCGGCACCTCTCCGGAGAAACCCAGGCCTTTGCCCCGCCCCCGTGGACTCTCGCCCGGCTCACCCACAACATCGCCTCCAAACCCGGACGCGAGGAATACGTGCGGGTGCGCCTGGTGCGCCGACAAGACGGGTTGTGGGCCCAGCCGGTGAACGCCAAGTCGGGGCTGCTGCGCTCGCTCCTCGACGCCCACGGTCTGGTGCGGGTGGACGACAATCTCGAGGGCATTCAGGCCGGGGCCACGGTACCGGTCATACTCTGGGACGCGCGTCCCTTTGGCGAGGAGGAATCATGA
- a CDS encoding LysR family transcriptional regulator gives MGDAMRLRVHIWMEDHGETAMGMGRALLLAKIREHGSLRQAAAEMRMSYRAAWGKLKATEARLGTALVRKAKGQRFELTEEGERICDAFLTLHREVESFASARAQNLLGIAVTCTASEEPSAPITAVPLK, from the coding sequence ATGGGCGACGCCATGCGCCTGCGGGTGCACATCTGGATGGAAGACCATGGAGAGACCGCCATGGGCATGGGCCGGGCGCTGCTTCTGGCCAAGATCCGCGAGCATGGATCGCTCCGCCAGGCCGCGGCGGAGATGCGCATGTCCTACCGGGCCGCCTGGGGCAAACTCAAGGCCACGGAGGCGCGCCTGGGCACGGCCCTGGTGCGCAAGGCCAAAGGCCAACGCTTCGAGCTCACCGAAGAAGGCGAACGCATCTGTGACGCCTTCCTTACCCTGCACCGCGAAGTGGAATCCTTTGCCAGTGCGCGGGCCCAGAATCTGCTGGGCATTGCGGTCACCTGCACTGCATCCGAGGAACCCAGCGCCCCCATAACCGCCGTCCCCCTGAAGTGA
- a CDS encoding formate dehydrogenase accessory protein FdhE, translating to MQQTPEKLELRLHACRAKSNIPEALLGVVERVVLWQWQHPVDPAVTPAVELTDADRHRQGVPLLPRAVFPVPEDGAARVESLMQALADSPLGETVSAMMGIVGRGELDLSAAVQAALWGDEAFFAPHAAQFPDAPRLVPFVVGSAVTPWAEVVARTVLGEKDLTSPETVWTHGHCPVCGALPVVGDLRGKEGHRIHTCSFCHTPYRAPRLQCPFCLESAQGQLGFVDSPDLPGFRLLTCSTCRMYIKVTDFREMDRTSWPAMDDLESMALDLAAMEQGWRRPTLSAWGF from the coding sequence ATGCAGCAGACCCCTGAGAAGCTTGAACTGCGCCTGCACGCCTGCCGTGCCAAATCCAATATCCCCGAGGCCCTGCTCGGCGTGGTGGAGCGTGTGGTCTTGTGGCAATGGCAGCACCCGGTGGACCCCGCCGTGACCCCCGCCGTGGAGCTGACGGATGCCGACCGGCACCGGCAGGGTGTACCCCTGCTGCCCCGGGCGGTGTTTCCGGTGCCGGAAGACGGCGCGGCACGGGTGGAAAGCCTCATGCAGGCATTGGCGGACTCTCCGCTCGGCGAGACGGTTTCCGCCATGATGGGGATTGTGGGGCGCGGCGAGCTCGATCTTTCTGCAGCGGTGCAGGCCGCTCTTTGGGGGGATGAAGCCTTTTTTGCCCCGCACGCCGCTCAGTTTCCCGATGCCCCGCGGCTGGTGCCTTTTGTGGTGGGCAGCGCCGTGACCCCGTGGGCGGAGGTCGTGGCGCGGACGGTCTTGGGGGAGAAGGATTTGACCAGCCCAGAGACCGTGTGGACCCATGGCCATTGCCCGGTGTGTGGGGCCCTGCCGGTGGTGGGAGACTTGCGGGGCAAGGAAGGCCATCGCATCCATACCTGCAGCTTTTGCCACACCCCGTACCGGGCGCCGCGTCTGCAATGCCCTTTCTGCCTGGAGTCGGCCCAGGGGCAGCTGGGATTTGTGGATAGTCCAGATTTGCCGGGGTTTCGGCTGCTCACCTGTTCTACCTGCCGCATGTACATCAAGGTCACGGATTTTCGGGAGATGGACCGCACGAGCTGGCCAGCCATGGATGACCTGGAGTCCATGGCCCTGGATCTGGCTGCCATGGAGCAGGGCTGGCGCCGTCCCACCCTCTCGGCGTGGGGCTTTTAG
- a CDS encoding molybdenum cofactor guanylyltransferase, with amino-acid sequence MRPFHEEVWGLVLAGGLSSRLGQDKALLPFRGVPLVERAMALLSRVCPRVAVSSRRMLPGLPILLDATERVGPLGGILTALEAWQRPVLVLACDMPRMEEAALVRLLAARRARPAHALMTVWARYGTPYIEALAAVYEPAAAASLRQGLAMGVYQISRLIPASHRHHLPYTEAEAHWFFNVNTPEDLAQLHAVCGAQAREHSPQEASVHLPVNSQ; translated from the coding sequence GTGCGCCCCTTCCATGAGGAAGTCTGGGGCTTGGTCCTGGCCGGGGGGCTGTCGTCGCGCCTTGGCCAGGACAAGGCCTTGCTCCCTTTCCGCGGGGTGCCCCTGGTGGAGCGGGCGATGGCGCTCCTTTCCCGGGTGTGTCCGCGCGTGGCGGTGTCTTCGCGGCGCATGCTGCCGGGGCTCCCCATCCTTTTGGATGCCACCGAGCGTGTGGGGCCGTTGGGGGGGATCCTCACCGCCTTGGAGGCGTGGCAGCGGCCGGTGTTGGTCCTGGCGTGCGATATGCCGCGCATGGAGGAAGCAGCGCTCGTGCGGCTGCTTGCCGCCCGGCGGGCTCGCCCCGCCCACGCCCTCATGACCGTGTGGGCCCGGTACGGCACGCCGTATATCGAGGCCCTGGCCGCGGTGTATGAGCCGGCGGCCGCCGCATCCTTGCGCCAGGGTCTGGCCATGGGGGTATATCAGATCTCCCGGCTCATTCCGGCATCGCACCGCCATCACCTGCCCTATACCGAGGCCGAGGCCCATTGGTTTTTCAATGTGAACACTCCCGAAGACCTGGCGCAGCTGCATGCGGTGTGTGGTGCGCAGGCGCGGGAGCACAGCCCCCAAGAGGCTTCGGTGCATCTGCCTGTAAACAGCCAATGA
- a CDS encoding pyrimidine dimer DNA glycosylase/endonuclease V: MRLWSVHPQYLDAKGLVALWREGLLAKAVLSGKTQGYRAHPQLVRFREHERPLDAINAFLAGVLHEAQTRGYRFDARKIDPTAAASPIPVTVGQLHYEWAHLLRKLHTRAPEAARLLTAVEHPEPHPLFFLVEGPIASWEVVSAKT, translated from the coding sequence ATGCGACTGTGGTCCGTGCATCCCCAATATCTCGACGCCAAAGGTCTGGTGGCCTTGTGGCGCGAAGGGCTCTTGGCCAAGGCCGTGCTCTCGGGAAAGACCCAAGGCTACCGGGCGCACCCGCAACTCGTGCGCTTTCGGGAGCACGAGCGACCGCTCGATGCCATCAATGCATTCCTTGCTGGGGTACTCCACGAGGCCCAGACCCGCGGCTACCGATTCGATGCCCGCAAGATCGATCCCACAGCCGCGGCCTCCCCCATCCCGGTCACCGTAGGCCAACTCCACTATGAATGGGCGCACTTGCTGCGCAAACTGCACACCCGCGCCCCAGAAGCGGCACGCCTGCTCACCGCCGTGGAGCACCCAGAGCCGCACCCGCTTTTCTTCCTCGTGGAGGGGCCCATCGCCTCGTGGGAAGTGGTGTCGGCCAAAACATAA